One Methylosinus sp. C49 DNA segment encodes these proteins:
- a CDS encoding uridine kinase encodes MAHTTAELEAILMQRSLTDVELLAAADKAEDFRILPDASVIKIGGQSIIDRGRSAVYPLVDEIVTARKTHQMLIGTGAGTRARHLYSIAAGVGLPAGVLSQLGASVADQNAAMLGQLLAKHGISAVEGAGLSAVPLYLEEVNAVVFSGMPPYNLWMRPAAEGVIPPYRTDAGCFLIAEQFGCKAMIFVKDEQGLFTANPKTDKNAKFIPKITVDEMKEQGLQDSILEFPLLDLLKSARHIREVQVVNGLVPGNMTRALSGEHVGTIITAS; translated from the coding sequence ATGGCACATACGACAGCGGAGCTCGAGGCGATCCTCATGCAGCGCTCGCTCACCGACGTCGAGCTTCTCGCGGCAGCGGACAAGGCCGAGGATTTTCGCATCTTGCCGGACGCGTCGGTGATCAAGATCGGTGGCCAGAGCATTATCGATCGCGGCCGCTCGGCGGTCTATCCGCTGGTCGATGAGATCGTCACCGCGCGCAAGACGCATCAAATGCTGATCGGCACCGGCGCCGGCACGCGCGCGCGTCATCTTTATTCCATAGCGGCGGGCGTCGGCCTGCCGGCGGGCGTGCTGTCGCAGCTCGGCGCCTCCGTCGCCGATCAGAATGCGGCGATGCTCGGCCAGCTTCTCGCCAAGCATGGCATTTCCGCCGTGGAGGGCGCCGGCCTCTCGGCGGTGCCGCTCTATCTCGAGGAGGTGAACGCCGTGGTCTTCAGCGGAATGCCGCCTTATAATCTGTGGATGCGTCCGGCGGCCGAGGGCGTCATTCCGCCCTATCGCACCGATGCGGGCTGTTTCCTCATCGCGGAGCAATTCGGTTGCAAGGCGATGATCTTCGTCAAGGACGAGCAGGGCCTCTTCACCGCCAATCCCAAGACCGACAAGAATGCGAAATTCATCCCCAAGATCACGGTCGATGAGATGAAGGAGCAGGGACTGCAGGATTCGATCCTCGAGTTCCCGCTGCTCGATCTGCTGAAATCAGCGCGTCACATCCGCGAGGTGCAGGTCGTCAACGGCCTCGTGCCCGGCAATATGACCCGCGCTCTTTCTGGAGAGCATGTCGGCACCATCATCACCGCGAGCTGA
- a CDS encoding cobalt-precorrin-5B (C(1))-methyltransferase: MTDADPTKPPLRRGWTTGACATAAARAAFVALVSGREPPDPVEIGLPSGRRVAFALAQFTRGADYAEAGVVKDAGDDPDVTHGALIRAKVRRAPAGAGVSFAAGPGVGVVTRPGLPLPPGEPAINPVPRAMMRQAIAEAAAELGAAPDAQIEISVENGAELARSTLNGRLGIIGGLSILGTTGIVVPYSCSAWIDSIHRGVDVALACGLDHIAATTGSTSEDAVRKLYGLPEEALIEMGDFAGGLLKYLRKHRVPRVTLAGGFAKLTKLAQGRLDLHSSRSSVDLPDLAATARAAGAGEGLCAAIEKANSALEAQATARAAGVDLAAPIAQRAWFTAAAALANSATALEIIVVGRDGAILARSSFRPAIRAEDTQK; encoded by the coding sequence ATGACAGACGCGGACCCGACAAAGCCCCCGCTGCGCCGCGGCTGGACCACCGGCGCCTGCGCCACTGCGGCGGCGCGGGCGGCCTTCGTCGCGCTCGTCTCCGGGCGCGAGCCGCCCGATCCGGTGGAGATCGGCCTGCCGAGCGGAAGACGCGTCGCCTTCGCGCTCGCGCAATTCACCCGCGGCGCGGACTATGCCGAGGCCGGCGTGGTGAAGGACGCCGGCGACGATCCCGACGTCACTCATGGCGCGCTGATCCGCGCGAAGGTGCGGCGCGCGCCGGCGGGCGCGGGGGTGAGCTTTGCGGCCGGCCCCGGCGTTGGCGTGGTGACGCGCCCCGGCCTGCCGCTGCCGCCGGGCGAGCCGGCCATAAACCCCGTTCCCCGCGCCATGATGCGGCAGGCGATAGCGGAAGCCGCGGCCGAGCTCGGCGCGGCGCCGGACGCGCAAATCGAGATTTCTGTCGAAAACGGCGCGGAACTCGCCCGCTCGACGCTCAACGGACGGCTCGGAATTATCGGCGGGCTCTCCATTCTCGGCACGACGGGAATCGTCGTGCCCTATTCCTGCTCCGCCTGGATCGACAGCATCCACCGCGGCGTCGACGTCGCCCTCGCCTGCGGCCTCGACCATATCGCCGCGACCACCGGCTCCACTTCGGAAGACGCCGTGCGCAAGCTCTACGGCCTGCCGGAGGAGGCGCTGATCGAAATGGGCGACTTCGCCGGCGGCCTGCTGAAATATTTGCGCAAGCATAGGGTCCCGCGCGTGACCCTCGCCGGCGGCTTCGCCAAGCTGACCAAGCTGGCGCAGGGGCGGCTCGATCTTCACTCCAGCCGCTCCTCGGTCGATCTACCCGATCTCGCGGCGACCGCCCGCGCGGCCGGCGCCGGCGAGGGGCTCTGCGCGGCGATCGAAAAGGCCAATAGCGCGCTGGAGGCGCAGGCGACCGCCCGCGCGGCGGGCGTGGACCTCGCCGCGCCGATCGCGCAGCGCGCATGGTTCACGGCGGCCGCGGCGCTCGCCAATTCGGCGACCGCGCTCGAGATCATCGTCGTCGGCCGCGACGGCGCCATACTCGCACGCTCAAGCTTTCGCCCAGCGATTCGCGCAGAGGACACCCAAAAGTGA
- a CDS encoding molybdenum storage protein subunit alpha, translating to MTHTYNIKHVASPLARQTLLDSELTRPVAGKRPIRVLPWLQVVKIGGRSIMDRGADAILPLVEEIRKLMPEHRLLFLTGAGVRARHLYGVGLDLGLPVGSLAPLAASEAGQNGHILASLLAPEGVSYIEHPTIANQLAIHLSATRAVVGSAFPPYHHHEFPGSRIPPHRADTGAFLLADAYGAAGLTIVEDVDGLYTSDPNGPDGEKAQLIGETSFAEVAEHKGTLPFDRALLEVMATARHIDHVQIVNGLVPGRLTAALRGEHVGTIIHTAARRNS from the coding sequence ATGACCCACACCTACAACATCAAGCATGTCGCCTCTCCGCTCGCGCGGCAGACCCTTCTCGACTCCGAGCTGACGCGGCCCGTCGCCGGCAAGCGGCCGATCCGCGTTCTCCCGTGGCTGCAGGTGGTGAAGATCGGCGGCCGCTCCATCATGGATCGCGGCGCCGATGCGATCCTGCCGCTGGTGGAGGAGATCCGCAAGCTCATGCCCGAGCATCGGCTGCTCTTCCTCACCGGGGCCGGCGTGCGCGCGCGCCATCTCTATGGCGTCGGGCTCGATCTCGGCCTGCCGGTCGGCTCGCTGGCGCCGCTCGCCGCGAGCGAGGCCGGCCAGAACGGCCACATACTCGCCTCGCTGCTCGCGCCGGAAGGCGTTTCCTATATCGAGCATCCGACCATCGCCAATCAGCTGGCGATTCATCTCAGCGCGACCCGCGCCGTGGTGGGTAGCGCCTTCCCGCCCTATCACCATCATGAGTTCCCGGGCTCGCGCATTCCGCCGCATCGGGCCGACACGGGCGCCTTTCTGCTCGCCGACGCCTATGGCGCCGCAGGCCTCACCATTGTGGAGGATGTGGACGGCCTCTACACGAGCGATCCCAATGGTCCGGACGGCGAGAAGGCGCAGCTCATCGGCGAGACGAGCTTCGCCGAGGTCGCCGAGCACAAGGGCACGCTGCCCTTCGATCGCGCCTTGCTCGAGGTGATGGCGACGGCGCGCCATATCGACCATGTGCAGATCGTCAACGGCCTCGTCCCCGGCCGCCTCACCGCGGCGCTGCGCGGCGAGCATGTCGGCACGATCATTCACACGGCCGCGCGCCGGAACAGCTGA
- a CDS encoding MFS transporter, whose translation MNKPAAGFSHAHLSRGEMLQIMIGLGLAMLLSALDQTIVATALPTIGKDLGDFEHLPWIVTAYLVAATALTPLYGKLADIHGVRVMLLIGIFTFVLGSLACAVSPNLTLLAIARAAQGAGGGALIALAQTIIADLVSVRERGRALAYFSVVFAGASVGGPILGGVFAEYLHWSLIFWINLPLGLAAFFMTYFKLARLPLRRHPHRVDIAGAAMLIVASVASLLALSWGGVRYPWGSAPILAMLATALAGWAIFAWRTKTAEEPLIPLAVLADDVIRNAILAGGFGLGTFVALTMYMPIYFEGALRLSADQSGLALIPLTVATVTGAAISGRLLGRLRHYKAPPLAALALAFVALLIARQFLADLPLAALDALLAIVGFGVGAMLPVTTVCVQSAAPGHNLGTATAVMQFSRQLGAALIVAIIGAIVIGAGHGALIAEAGAGVEALRETFRTAFLVGAMFIALCFFFLARMEERNLHGEG comes from the coding sequence GTGAACAAGCCCGCCGCCGGCTTCTCGCACGCCCATCTCAGCCGAGGCGAGATGCTGCAGATCATGATCGGGCTCGGCCTCGCCATGCTGCTCTCGGCGCTGGACCAGACCATCGTCGCCACCGCTCTGCCGACGATCGGCAAGGACCTCGGCGATTTCGAGCATCTGCCTTGGATCGTCACCGCCTATCTCGTGGCCGCGACCGCGCTGACGCCGCTCTATGGCAAGCTCGCCGATATTCACGGCGTGCGCGTGATGCTGCTGATCGGCATTTTCACCTTCGTGCTCGGCTCGCTCGCCTGCGCCGTCTCGCCGAACCTCACCTTGCTCGCCATTGCGCGCGCGGCGCAGGGCGCGGGCGGCGGCGCGCTCATCGCGCTGGCGCAGACGATCATCGCCGATCTCGTCAGCGTGCGCGAACGCGGCCGCGCCCTCGCCTATTTCTCCGTCGTCTTCGCCGGCGCCAGCGTCGGCGGGCCGATCCTCGGCGGCGTCTTCGCCGAATATCTGCATTGGTCGCTGATCTTCTGGATCAATCTTCCGCTCGGCCTCGCGGCTTTCTTCATGACCTATTTCAAGCTGGCGCGGTTGCCGCTGCGCCGCCATCCGCATCGCGTCGATATCGCCGGCGCGGCGATGCTCATCGTCGCCTCGGTCGCCTCGCTGCTCGCGCTCTCCTGGGGCGGCGTGCGCTATCCCTGGGGCTCGGCGCCCATTCTCGCCATGCTGGCCACCGCCCTCGCCGGCTGGGCGATCTTCGCCTGGCGCACCAAGACGGCGGAGGAGCCGCTGATCCCGCTCGCCGTGCTGGCCGACGACGTTATTCGCAACGCCATTCTCGCAGGCGGTTTTGGGCTCGGAACCTTCGTCGCGCTGACGATGTATATGCCGATTTACTTCGAAGGCGCGCTGCGCCTCTCCGCCGACCAGTCCGGCCTCGCGCTGATCCCGCTCACCGTGGCGACAGTGACCGGCGCCGCCATCTCAGGACGGCTGCTCGGCCGTCTACGCCATTACAAGGCGCCGCCGCTGGCGGCGCTCGCGCTCGCTTTCGTCGCTCTGCTCATCGCGCGGCAATTTCTCGCCGATCTACCGCTCGCCGCGCTGGATGCGCTGCTGGCGATCGTCGGCTTCGGCGTCGGAGCCATGCTGCCGGTGACGACGGTCTGCGTGCAGAGCGCGGCGCCCGGGCATAATCTCGGAACGGCGACCGCTGTGATGCAATTCTCGCGTCAGCTCGGCGCGGCGCTGATCGTCGCGATCATCGGCGCGATCGTCATCGGCGCCGGCCATGGCGCGCTCATCGCCGAAGCCGGCGCCGGCGTGGAAGCGCTGCGCGAGACCTTCCGCACGGCGTTTCTGGTAGGCGCGATGTTCATCGCTTTGTGCTTCTTCTTCCTCGCGCGCATGGAGGAGAGGAATTTGCACGGGGAGGGGTGA
- the msrB gene encoding peptide-methionine (R)-S-oxide reductase MsrB — protein MTSGDQFPVTRTEEEWRARLTPDQYVIMRRHGTEPPGSCALDQEKRPGVFSCAGCDQPLFATRQKFSSGTGWPSFFDPLDGAIATSVDHSHGMTRTEVHCSRCGSHLGHVFPDGPPPTGLRYCINGLALTFFPE, from the coding sequence ATGACCAGCGGAGATCAATTCCCCGTCACCCGCACCGAGGAGGAGTGGCGCGCGCGCCTCACTCCCGATCAATATGTCATCATGCGCCGCCATGGCACGGAGCCGCCGGGCAGCTGCGCGCTCGATCAGGAGAAGCGCCCCGGCGTGTTCTCCTGCGCCGGCTGCGATCAGCCACTCTTCGCCACGCGCCAGAAATTCTCGAGCGGCACCGGCTGGCCCAGCTTCTTCGATCCGCTCGACGGCGCCATCGCCACCTCCGTCGATCACTCCCATGGCATGACCCGCACCGAGGTGCATTGCAGCCGCTGCGGCTCGCATCTCGGCCATGTGTTTCCCGACGGTCCGCCGCCCACGGGCCTGCGCTATTGCATCAATGGCCTCGCCCTGACTTTTTTTCCCGAATGA
- a CDS encoding YbhB/YbcL family Raf kinase inhibitor-like protein has translation MTRNLLDFHILLAPAEAAGGGFSLTSPDIAEGATIDRKFVFDDFGGTGDNVSPQLNWSEPPAGTKSFALFCHDPDAPTGGAGFWHWLVVDIPASARALAQGAGAAGGAGLPAGAKPIRNDYGFSHWGGPCPPVGDPPHRYVFTVYALSVEKVEAPEGATASLVGFIVNQNVLAKASLTGLYGR, from the coding sequence ATGACGCGCAATCTCCTCGATTTCCATATTCTCCTCGCGCCGGCGGAGGCCGCAGGCGGCGGCTTTTCGCTCACCAGCCCGGATATCGCCGAGGGCGCGACCATCGATCGCAAATTCGTTTTCGACGATTTCGGCGGGACGGGCGACAATGTCTCGCCGCAGCTGAATTGGAGCGAGCCGCCGGCCGGAACCAAGAGCTTCGCGCTCTTCTGCCACGACCCGGACGCGCCGACCGGCGGCGCCGGCTTCTGGCATTGGCTCGTCGTCGATATTCCCGCCTCCGCGCGCGCGCTGGCGCAAGGCGCCGGAGCGGCGGGCGGCGCCGGCCTGCCCGCGGGCGCGAAGCCCATTCGCAATGATTACGGCTTCTCGCATTGGGGCGGTCCTTGCCCGCCTGTCGGCGATCCGCCGCATCGCTATGTCTTCACTGTCTATGCGCTGAGCGTCGAGAAAGTGGAGGCGCCGGAGGGCGCGACGGCTTCGCTCGTCGGCTTCATCGTCAATCAGAACGTCCTCGCCAAGGCGAGCCTCACCGGCCTCTACGGCCGCTGA
- the cbiB gene encoding adenosylcobinamide-phosphate synthase CbiB: MLAALAENLALAALGLSIEAAIGYPPRLFAAIGHPVTWIGALIAALDRSLNHDGAPPLLRRLAGVVAILLVVAIAFAIGWLLQAACLALPFGILPLAVLTSSLYAQRSLYTHVRDVAEQLDRSLERGRASVGKIVGRDVSRLDEAGVSRAAIESLAENFSDGVIGPALATVLFGLPGALIYKSVNTADSMIGHRTMRHEAFGWASARLDDLLNLPAARLSAALIAIGAALTGTSFRAAISTCLSDAGAHASPNAGWPEAAMAGALDLRLGGPRAYGAHEVAGVWLGSGRAEATPADIRRALRIFSCAAATTICAFAGAAVVLLSN, translated from the coding sequence TTGCTCGCTGCTCTCGCGGAAAATCTGGCGCTCGCCGCGCTCGGTCTTTCGATCGAGGCGGCGATCGGCTATCCGCCTCGCCTCTTCGCCGCCATCGGCCACCCGGTCACTTGGATCGGCGCGTTGATCGCGGCGCTGGATCGCTCGCTCAATCACGATGGCGCGCCGCCGCTGCTGCGCCGCCTCGCCGGCGTCGTCGCGATCCTCCTCGTCGTCGCCATCGCCTTCGCCATCGGCTGGCTGCTGCAGGCGGCCTGTCTCGCTCTGCCTTTCGGGATTCTCCCGCTCGCCGTGCTGACATCCAGCCTCTATGCGCAACGCAGCCTCTATACGCATGTGAGGGATGTGGCCGAGCAACTCGATCGCTCGCTCGAGCGCGGCCGCGCCAGCGTCGGAAAAATCGTCGGCCGCGACGTCTCGCGGCTCGATGAGGCGGGCGTGAGCCGGGCGGCGATCGAAAGCCTCGCCGAGAATTTCTCGGATGGCGTCATCGGCCCGGCGCTCGCCACAGTCTTGTTCGGACTGCCCGGCGCGCTCATATACAAAAGCGTCAATACGGCCGACAGCATGATAGGCCACAGGACGATGCGACATGAAGCGTTCGGTTGGGCGAGCGCCCGATTGGACGATCTCCTCAATCTTCCCGCCGCGCGCCTCTCGGCGGCTCTCATCGCGATCGGCGCAGCGCTGACGGGGACCTCCTTTCGGGCCGCGATTTCGACCTGCCTGAGCGACGCGGGCGCGCATGCCTCGCCCAACGCCGGCTGGCCGGAGGCGGCGATGGCCGGCGCCCTGGATTTGCGGCTCGGCGGCCCGCGCGCCTATGGCGCGCATGAGGTCGCGGGCGTCTGGCTCGGCTCGGGCCGCGCAGAGGCGACGCCGGCCGATATTCGCCGCGCCTTGCGGATTTTCAGCTGCGCCGCGGCGACGACGATCTGCGCTTTCGCAGGCGCCGCTGTGGTGCTGCTCAGTAATTGA
- a CDS encoding alkaline phosphatase family protein gives MNIRLFLKSACLATTALTATSTAIVANADSSTRTPIKHVIIVVGENRTFDNLFGGYRPAAGQSVDNLLSKGIIKADGTPGPHFSEAAQNIGSDLYHYEVATPSTGAYATLPQPYTTYAAGVPQGVPDTRFPADLPNGPYQISKYVSYAAYTGDPVHRFFQMWQQWDGGKLDKFVWVEKTIGTGSNGKPPAGFDPKEGAISMGFFNMNAYTDAHGVAQTGDAPYFKSLADSYAISDNFHQAVMGGTGANFQAIVTGHAAFYTDPTRLDGSPATPPVNQIENPDPVSGTNNYYTQDGYSGGSYVNCHDLSQPGVAAVDQQLRRNGAFERKCAPGHYYLVNNYNMYWNEKPSVTRALGATNFTLPPQKASTIVDVLNAHGVSWKYYSADRGDDPTVFANSVDGVNFPVAGGTPFHAYCGICDPLTGYLQVMTTSEYAKLQNYGAFLKDLTDSALPAVSFVRPFEAFAAHPADSTSHLYEQFLKTLIARVQSSSAWDSTAIFITTDEGGGYYDSGYIQPVDFFGDGTRIPFIAVSPYAKKGYVDHTYYDHVSLLKFIERNWKLPTVSHLSRDNLPNPIPSRENPYIPANRPAIGDLVDLFVFADHDDDHDHGHHHHGRDR, from the coding sequence ATGAACATACGATTGTTTTTGAAGAGCGCCTGTCTCGCGACGACGGCGCTCACCGCGACGTCGACCGCGATTGTCGCCAATGCCGATTCGTCCACGCGGACGCCGATCAAGCATGTCATCATCGTCGTCGGCGAGAATCGCACATTCGACAATCTCTTCGGCGGCTATCGTCCCGCCGCCGGTCAGAGCGTCGACAATCTGCTGAGCAAGGGCATCATCAAGGCGGATGGAACGCCCGGCCCGCATTTCTCCGAGGCGGCGCAGAACATCGGCTCCGATCTCTATCATTATGAGGTGGCGACGCCTTCGACCGGCGCCTACGCCACGCTGCCGCAGCCCTACACCACTTATGCGGCCGGCGTTCCCCAGGGCGTGCCGGATACGCGCTTCCCCGCCGATCTGCCCAACGGGCCTTATCAGATCAGCAAATATGTCTCCTACGCCGCTTACACGGGCGACCCCGTGCATCGCTTCTTCCAGATGTGGCAGCAGTGGGACGGCGGCAAGCTCGACAAATTCGTCTGGGTGGAGAAGACGATCGGCACGGGCTCCAACGGCAAGCCCCCCGCCGGCTTCGATCCCAAAGAAGGCGCGATCTCCATGGGCTTCTTCAATATGAACGCCTATACGGATGCGCATGGCGTCGCGCAGACCGGCGACGCGCCCTATTTCAAATCGCTCGCCGATTCTTATGCGATCAGCGACAATTTTCATCAGGCGGTGATGGGCGGCACGGGCGCCAATTTCCAGGCGATCGTCACCGGCCATGCGGCCTTTTATACCGATCCCACGCGTCTCGACGGCTCGCCGGCGACTCCGCCCGTCAATCAGATCGAGAATCCCGATCCGGTGAGCGGCACGAATAATTATTACACACAGGACGGCTATAGCGGCGGCTCCTATGTGAATTGCCATGATCTCTCGCAGCCGGGCGTCGCGGCCGTCGATCAGCAACTGCGCAGAAACGGGGCGTTCGAGCGCAAATGCGCGCCGGGGCATTACTACCTCGTCAACAATTACAACATGTATTGGAACGAGAAGCCCTCGGTGACGCGCGCACTCGGCGCGACGAACTTCACCCTGCCGCCGCAGAAGGCCTCGACCATCGTCGATGTGCTGAACGCGCATGGCGTGTCGTGGAAATATTACAGCGCCGATCGCGGCGACGATCCCACCGTCTTCGCCAATTCCGTCGACGGCGTGAATTTCCCCGTGGCGGGCGGGACGCCCTTCCACGCCTATTGCGGCATTTGCGATCCGCTCACCGGCTATCTGCAGGTGATGACGACGAGCGAATACGCCAAGCTGCAGAACTATGGCGCCTTCTTGAAGGATCTGACCGACAGCGCGCTGCCGGCCGTCTCCTTCGTGCGTCCCTTCGAGGCCTTCGCCGCGCATCCGGCCGATTCGACCAGCCATCTCTATGAGCAATTCTTGAAGACGCTGATCGCGCGCGTGCAGAGCTCCTCCGCCTGGGACTCGACCGCGATCTTCATCACCACGGACGAAGGCGGCGGCTACTATGATTCGGGCTATATCCAGCCGGTGGACTTCTTCGGCGACGGCACGCGCATTCCGTTCATCGCGGTCTCGCCCTACGCCAAGAAGGGCTATGTCGACCACACTTATTACGACCATGTCTCGCTGCTGAAATTCATCGAGCGGAACTGGAAGCTGCCGACGGTCTCGCATCTCAGCCGCGACAATCTGCCAAACCCGATTCCCTCGCGCGAGAATCCCTATATTCCCGCCAATCGGCCGGCGATCGGCGATCTCGTCGATCTCTTCGTCTTCGCCGATCACGACGACGATCACGATCAC
- the phaZ gene encoding polyhydroxyalkanoate depolymerase has product MDRISYQFYEMMHLAFAPARAMSDATLTTFKNPFNPFAHTSVGRSVAAAAELFERMTRRYGKPIFDLPETLIDGVATPIVEEVVWERPFCRLLHFQRIFQGEAPRQSKLLIVAPMSGHYATLLRGTVEAFLPSHDVYITDWCDARAVPTEKGVFGLDDYVDYLVDMLRLLSKRDDGVPLHTLGVCQASVPLVCAIAALDGEGGVDAPESMVLMGGPIDPRRSPTAVNRLAVERGVDWFHRNCIHSVPFPHAGLGRKVYPGFLQLSGFMAMNLERHVAAHFDMFNHLVEGDGDSAEKHRDFYDEYLAVMDLAAEFYLETVEKVFIRHEIPQGLLRHRGEIIDLSAIQRTALLTVEGEKDDISGVGQTYAAQELCANIPDVRKQHYLQEGVGHYGVFNGSRFRREIVPRIRDFFARVETYSS; this is encoded by the coding sequence ATGGACCGGATATCGTACCAGTTCTATGAGATGATGCATCTGGCCTTCGCCCCGGCGCGGGCGATGTCGGACGCGACTCTCACGACCTTCAAAAATCCGTTCAATCCCTTCGCGCACACGTCGGTAGGACGCAGCGTCGCGGCGGCGGCCGAATTGTTCGAGCGCATGACGCGCCGCTACGGCAAGCCGATCTTCGACCTTCCCGAGACGCTGATCGACGGCGTGGCGACGCCCATCGTCGAGGAGGTGGTGTGGGAGCGGCCCTTCTGTCGGCTGCTGCATTTCCAGCGAATCTTCCAGGGCGAGGCGCCGCGCCAATCCAAGCTGCTGATCGTCGCGCCAATGTCCGGCCATTACGCCACGCTGCTGCGCGGCACGGTCGAGGCATTCCTGCCGAGCCATGACGTCTACATCACCGATTGGTGCGACGCCCGCGCCGTGCCGACCGAGAAAGGCGTTTTCGGCCTCGACGATTATGTCGATTATCTCGTCGACATGCTGCGCCTGTTGTCGAAGCGCGACGATGGCGTTCCGCTGCATACGCTCGGCGTCTGCCAGGCGTCCGTGCCGCTCGTCTGCGCCATTGCGGCGCTGGATGGCGAGGGCGGCGTCGACGCGCCCGAATCCATGGTGCTGATGGGCGGGCCGATCGATCCGCGCCGCAGCCCGACGGCGGTCAATCGCCTCGCGGTGGAGCGCGGCGTCGACTGGTTCCACCGCAATTGCATCCATTCCGTGCCCTTTCCGCACGCCGGGCTCGGGCGCAAGGTCTATCCGGGCTTTCTGCAGCTCTCGGGCTTCATGGCGATGAATCTCGAGCGCCATGTCGCCGCGCATTTCGATATGTTCAACCATCTCGTCGAGGGCGACGGCGATTCCGCCGAGAAGCATCGCGACTTCTACGACGAATATCTCGCGGTCATGGATCTCGCCGCCGAGTTCTATCTCGAGACGGTCGAGAAAGTGTTCATCCGCCACGAGATTCCGCAGGGCCTGCTGCGCCATCGCGGCGAGATCATCGATCTTTCGGCCATACAGCGCACCGCGCTGCTGACAGTGGAAGGCGAGAAGGACGACATCTCCGGCGTCGGCCAGACCTACGCCGCGCAAGAACTGTGCGCCAATATTCCAGACGTCCGCAAGCAGCATTATCTGCAGGAGGGCGTCGGCCATTACGGCGTTTTCAACGGCTCGCGCTTCCGCCGTGAGATCGTTCCGCGCATCCGCGATTTCTTTGCGCGGGTGGAGACCTATTCCAGCTGA